The Onychostoma macrolepis isolate SWU-2019 chromosome 18, ASM1243209v1, whole genome shotgun sequence genome includes the window CCCAGCGTATCCCGCTCCCGATCCCCGAGTGCGGGCGACCCAACTCCTCCCTAAAATGACTGTCCACGACGACCCGGAACACTTCCTACAAATGTTCGAGGCCGTCGCGCTCCGGGAAGATTGGCCGCCGGAGGAATGGGCCCGAATCATCGCTCCCCTTTTGACCGGCGAGGCACAGCGAGCTTACTTCACGTTACCCCGGAGAAGGTCGACTCATATGAAGACTTAAGGCAGGAGATCTTAGCCAGGGTGGGTCTGTCCCTGATCTGTGCGGCCCAACTCTTCCAGGACTGGGAGTATAAGCCCCGCCTACCGGTCCGCGCCCAGGCGGCCGAACTCTCGCGACTGGCCCGACATTGGCTCCTCGTCGGGAACCTCACGGCCAGTCAAGTGGCTGAGAGGGTCGTCGTGGACAGGCTTCTCCGGCGCTACCCGTCCCCTTGACAAGCCGCTGGGATGCGCAACCCCTGACCATCGGGAAGTCGTCGAGGCCATCGAACTGGCGGATGCCACCCTTCATCGAGAGGCGGGGGAGCGAGTGACGCCTTTTCCCCGGAGGGTGGTCCAGGAGCGACGCACACCGGAGGGCACCCCGCGACCGGTAAACAGGCCAGCGGTTCCCGGCCCCCAGGATGAGCCCATGCCCACCGAACCCCCTCGCTCTCCAAACAGGGCTTGGCTGACAGGCTGCACCCTGCACCAGGAACCACCCTTTTCCGGCCCACAGACGGAGGTACGGATTAATGGACGCCCATTCCCCGCCCTCTTGGACTCAGGCAGCACCGTAAGCCTTATACACCCGGCCGTCCTGCCCCCGCGGGCCGAATCCAAGGCCCTCCTATCCGTAACCTGCGTCCATGGGGACACGCGGCAGGTGCCCGCTCGGCGGGTCAACATCTCGGCGGCCCAGGGAACCTGGCCCGTGGAAGTGGGGATTATTAAGGACCTGCCCATCCCAGTCCTCCTCGGGAGAGACTGGCCGGGTTTCGACCGCTCCCTAGCCGCCAGCCAGCCTGTCAGCCCTGCCGGGAACCGCCGTCACCGGAAACCCAGACGCAGTCTCCGCCGTTGCCCCGTGTTGCTGGCATCTGACAGCGCCCGAGACGGTGAGTCCCCCTCTCAAAATACTAACCTGTACTATGATGTGTTCCAGCAGGTAACGGGAGGGGGGTCATTCGCAAAAGAGCAACACGGGGATTGACCGTCTAAAACACTGTTGGGCGCAAGTGCGAGCGATTGAGGGGAAAGAGGTCCTGCCAGCACCGCACCCGATCCCCCAATTTCGCATCCAAAATGGCCTGCTTTACTGTGTCGCGCAGCGGAGGGGGGAGGAAAAGTCACTACTAGTAGTCCCAAAAGCCAAGACGGAGGTGGTAATGGAGCTAGCCCACGCCCACCCGATGGCCGGCCACCTCGGAGTACAGAATACCACCAATGCCTCCACTGGTTTTACCCCCTTCGAGCTACTATTCGGTCGCCAACCTCGAGGGCTCCTGGACATCGCGAGGGAGGCATGGGAGCAACAGCCGGCCGCCTTCCGCTCCACCATCGAGCATGTCCGCGACATGAGGGAGAGGATAGACAGAGTGATGCCGTTAGTCCGGGAACACCTCACCAAGGCCCAACAAGCTCAGCAACGTCTCTACAACCGGGCAGCCCAACCACGGGAGTTCCAGCCCGGGGATCATGTGATGGTCTTAATACCCACAGCCGCTTGGGGTATTATTATATATTGGGGCAGGGGCCGTACACCGTTACTGAACGAATCGGGCCAGTCACCTACCGGGTTCGCCAGCCCGGCCGCCGACGGGAGGAACAACTTTACCACGTTAACCTCTTGAAACGATGGGTCGGAAACCGGGCTCAGCTGTCGGCCCTTGCCACCTCGGATCCCGTGGTTGTGGACCTCAACCCCCATCTCTCGGCTGCCCAGAAGACGCAGCTTCAACATCTGGTCAGTCAGTTCTCTGATGTGTTCTCACCACTGCCCGGGCGGACCAACGTCCTCCAGCACGACATCCGCGTCCCGACGGGGACCATCGTGAGGCAGCGGCCCTACCGTGTCCCAGAGGCTCGGCGACACGCAATTGAGGACGAGATACAGGAGATGTTGAAGTTAGGGGTAATTGAACCATCCCGGAGCCCTTGGTCCAGCCCTGTCGTTATGGTCCCGAAGCCGGATGGCACCCTCCGCTTCTGCAATGACTTTCGACGCTTGAATGAGGTATCAGAATTTGACAGCTACCCCATGCCCCACGTAGATGAGTTAATTGATCGCCTGGGGAGAGCCCGGTTCATCTCCACTCTCGACCTCACAAAGGGATACTGGCAGGTCCCGCTGACCGAAAGCGCCAAACCCAAGACCGCCTTTTCGACCCCCAGTGGCCACTGGCAGTACCGGATTCTCCCCTTCGGCCTACACGGGGCCCCCGCCACGTTCCAACGTCTAATGGATGTCCTACTACGGCCCCACCAGGCTTACGCGGCAGCCTATCTGGACGATGTCATCATTCATGCGGAGAGCTGGGAGGAACACCTCGAACGGTTGCGGAGGGTGCTCATGGAACTTCGTCGGGCTGGACTGACTGCCAACCCCCGGAAGTGCCACCTTGCCCTTTACGACGCCAAGTACCTGGGTTTCCAGGTGGGAAGGGGTATCGTCCGACCCCAGGAAAAGAAGGTGGCGGCTATCCTCTCAGCACCGGTGCCTACAACCAAAACTCAGGTACGAGCCTTTTTGGGGTTGGCAGGGTATTACCGCTGTTTTATCCCTAACTTCTCCTCCTTAGCTGCTCCCCTGACAGACCTGATCCGGAAGGGGCAGCCCGAGAAGATCATTTGGAGCCAGGGGATGGACCAAGCGTTCAAGCGAGTGAAGGAGGCACTCACGACCGAGCCCATCCTACGGGCCCCAGATTTCAGCTGCCCCTTCCTGTTACAGACGGACGCGTCCGACACCGGGTTGGGAGCCGTCTCCCAGGTAGTTGACGGCGAGGAACACCCGGTGGTCTACATCAGCCGGAAGCTGACCCCCGCTGAACGTCGCTACGCCACGGTCGAGAGAGAAGCGTTGGCCGTTaagtgggcagtcctggagctcCGATATTACCTCCTGGGCCGGAAGTTCACCCTCCTCACAGACCACGCTCCCCTCCAGTGGATGGCCCGGGCTAAAGATACAAACGCCCGAGTGATGCGGTGGTTCCTGGCGCTCCAGGACTTCCACTTCGACGTACAACATCGAGCGGGAACGGCCAACGCCAACGCAGACGGACTCTCCCGTGGCTGGGCAGCTTTCGCAGGTCTGTCAGGGTTCAACTCCCACCCACCCCTTCTTCCCCGTTGTGTAGGAACACCAGGACAACAAGTGTGACACGTGTCCCGAGCcgtcatcagcgtcgccctggcaaCAAACGGTGCACACCTGCACCCCGCATCAGCGGCAGACCGGTCACACCTGGAGCTCATCAGAAGCCACCCTTTTTAAGCCACACTTCACGCACACTCTGGTGAGTTCCACGGAAGCCTCCCGCATAATGttgttctctctctcctcttcaAACAGAAGACAGCATGTGACCGGTCCCCACCGAACCACAGAGCACTGCACCGATCCACCACTTCAGAAGCACGAAAGGATTGAGTTGGAACACTGCACGGAGCACCGCACCCCGAACTCACCATTTGACacaaataaatccaccctccggggtttTCTTGACTTCAAAACAGTCTCATTGTCGTGTGTGATTCCTCACCCCCGCCACAATACAAACACACGTTCACTCACcagacattcacacaaacatgcGCTATTAATTCACTGCGATGCGACTTGATCACACACACAAGTGTGTGCACTTGAAGGAAGCCCAACAAATCTCTCTGCAGCGCTGCACTACGGGTCACAGTAACAAGCCACCACACAGCAGCTGTAATGTTAGGATATATATTTAGACGAGGCGATACAGGTGTTCTCTGTTTCCGTTCATTCACTCTGTGCTGCAGTTCCTTTTAATGACTCCTTCTGACCCCAAATTCCCTGTACTAGCTGCACGTCACAACAGGTATGAGCTACTCACTATATTACCATATATAACCTAAGCATATCCACAGTCTATCATTACAGTGCATTCGGAAATGCACTTTCTACATTTTGTTGTTACAGCCTTAttccaaaatggattaaattaattattttcctcaaaattctacaaacaataccccataatgaCAACGTGAAAGAAGTTTCGttgaaatctttgcaaatttattaattGCATCAGtaatttcttttaaactaaGAGGGGCTTCATATATATTGAACTTTTCATTACTAATCTGCTTCATATTATGTAAGGACTCCAAAAACTCAGTTGTAGATTGTTGACAGAAATTAGAAGTATACAAATTACTATAAAACTCAAACAAAAATTTGCAATAATTTTAGGGTCCTCCACAATATTACCTTTAATCCTCAATTTTTCAATATGATTATTTTTCAGCTTGTTGCCTCTCAAGTCTAAAAAAATAAGTAGAGCTCTTTTCGCCCTCTTCAAGCCATTTCCTTCGAGACCTTATAAAAGCTTCTTCagccttttgtttgtaaatcTCCTCTAGCTTAAGTTTCTGTTCAGTGAGCTCTGCTTTATCGAATTCTGATAATTCTTCTACACTTTTAGATAATAAAgtagatattttaaataaaattttatcttCTTCAGCTTTCCTCTTTTTTGCAAACTCGCTACAGTACTTCctaaaaaaaacttacttttTCCTACTTCAAATTTGAGAAGTTCACAATtgctacaatatttttttttttcaatttttgctTTATTCCAATaagtcaaaataattttttctatgCCAGTGATTACTTTGTTATGTTGaagtactaaattatttaatttctagTATCCAGACTTTTGAGTTAAATTTACAGAAGATGTAAAGGGAATACTTATTGAAATAGCCTTGTGATCCGAGAATGGGGATGGTATTATATCAGTGACAATGTTATCTAAATCCTTAGATGTAAGCCAATAATCAATCCTGGACTGACTAGATAAAGAATTATTGCTCCAAGTAAAGCATTCTTGTGTTGGATGAGATTTTCTCCATGTatcaattaaagaaaaatttcTCCATAAACGTAATTACATAATCAGGACTTAGATTTCCAGCCTGAGGAGGCCATCTATCAAACCTGTTGTCCAGGACGACATTGAAATCACCTCCAAACATTAGAGAAGAGTTAGGATATATGGCTAACATACGAGTCACCCGATCACCTAAACTGTCAAAAAAGGCATTATTTTCTCTTTGTAAGTTGAAACCATATacattaataacaattaatgaattaaatttttgaattaaaaatttcAAGGGCAAGTAAAATGTAGTGTCCAGTCATATCACACTCAGAACTTAATATTTTCCCTTTAAATCGATTTTTCAAGATACAAACCCCAGCAGAATGAGTAGTGCCGTGAGCTAACCATAAATCTAGTCCCCATTGCGACCTCCAAAAATGTACATCTTGAATATCAGAGTGGCacttttgtaaaaaacaaaaatctgtatTGAAGCGTTTCAAAAAAATGGCTTTCCTCTTTACAATGTTACGTAACCCTCTACAATTAAGAGAAACAATAGATAAAGACATAAACCAAAAATCTACAGAAAACACAAAGTTAAACCCAGAAGATTCctataaaaaattatagcaAATCTTAAACAGTTGCCACAGGTGTATACCAGGATGAGAACAGCAATCCCTTTTAATCAGTCCCTCAGTCAGTTTCAGACTCATTCAAGTCTTTAAACAGAATAGGTTGAAGAGTACCTCCCTTtttaaagcaaagaaaaaagaaattgtaTTATTGCCTCTtctataaatttatttatattagaatattatatttatatatatttatatatattattaagaaAGGTTCAAGATCTGCGAGAGGATGATCGTTGTATCTTTATCCACAATTCTGTGTTGTTTGGGGGCTGGCGATTTACAGGGAGTTTCATGAAGACACGGAAATTCCTCCTCCGCCAgcaatttttgcccttacctaagccacatatcttctatgtagatatcagagaacaatttaaaatattgtatcaatgcattctatggcacctttaaagctGCATATTCATGCATCAAGTTAAAGTCATTAGTAATTTCTTAAAGGGCCCATTTTCAAACCTGtattacttacttacttactgtattaaaataataagacattttctTCTGTGACTCAGATATCCTCTTGGGACATAGTCTCAAACCGAGCAAACACCGTAATGTAAGTTTATAAAAGTGGTAATGCCCATTTCTGgtgtttattgtaaagtgtccttgagctctggaaaggcgctatataaataaaacttattattattattattattaatgttgcaGTGTTTTGTCAGAATATAACTTAACCTTGTGTTAACACCATCTTTAATTATGTACTCAATAATGCCTTCTGTTGCTGAAGtgggaaaaaatgaaaacaaaacacacatattGGATATGTTAGATTTGCCTACAAAAACCGAGTCAACGTGTTTAGAACAGAAATTTGAAAATGTtgtatatgaattattttagtcTTTCATTCACTGTTTTCCTTTAATCTCACTCTCAATCTCAATCAACCTCTGCTCTCTCATTGTCTCATTTAGTcatgctaaaaatatatatatatttttaataaatttatttttaacattaaaaaaagttccacaaaaaatattagtgCCCTGGGAGACTTCCTGATGTGCACTAACAGTCAGGAAAACATAAGCATAAGCTTTGCACTTGGGTTTTGTTTAGgttatatatattagtgctgtcaattgattaaaaagtttaattgcgtcatggactgtgattaatcatgattaatcgcaaatttaaaatactaggatttagctgtaaatgttttgaaaaagaaatgcatgacaaactagtttaaggaaacagaatctttcacacttccaccaggtatgagacataatccttattattcttttatcattattcttttgtttttattcagccattatcagcttttatactggcaataaaatgtttaccaagccacatcgcttcaatcccagtatacatttacccaactattatcaaaattatttctaaataaatacaacaaaacatttcttgcaaccttacgtgaagtattataacaaaaatgcattatgaagaataattggacctgttctgcatgtgcattagagctaacattagcatcatgcttcataagacaatttatgagattactagtacacttttactcaaaactcacttcaaaccaccttcgggtgtttgtaataacttccttttacgatcacatgtggaatttggtcgtttacttttgttaaaatatgctatttatagccttttatatcactgcagaaattagcatttcagatgtacacattctctcaagaaaatcgcatacagaccatatcctatcgtaattgtgtgtttattattttatataatctatagtggctgttgtcatgtttatttctgctgtgtaaaagccttaacatgtatgctgaaactcacgttgtttgtgatgttacaaccgcctctccgttcttaagttgccagggatacattccaagtataatacacattagtaaaaggatctattttaatttttatttgtctatatacactttgggcgtatataaaagtattataaaaagtaggccaaaaaaacgcaacccacggcttttttttaatttttttattatgcaaacaaacatactatttacaggtaacaaatcaaatacaaaataaccaaggtcaacaaaacatacatgacagccaacatgatttgtgtgagtgagtgagtgagtgtgagtgtgtgtgtttgtgtaagtgtGACTGGGTGTTGGGGgtggaagtatataaataaaagaaagtacaacagacatgacaatggcaaaaaaaaaaaaaaaaacaatactgtagtaatgataacagtaataataataataataataatagtaatattagcattaataacaaaaattagaggatggaggatgaggaaggtgataagtaataacagtaatagtagcagcaataacaataataaacttATTCATCCGAGACGGGGTGGTTGGGGAATCAGGAAGAGgacaaatagtaataataataataataataataatgttagtaatagtaatgacgaaatagtaataataataataataagatattGTAAGGCTGCCTCTGGGCCCTCCATGCATAAGGCATAAATTATGCCAAAAACAAGCCATCAAGGAGAGGTGCTGCAGGGCACAAGGCCCAAAGCCCCACCCCCGGCCGCCACTCACATGCCACGCTTACcctacatatgtatatgtattgttGAGTGTATGATGCATTGAAAAAGCGTGACGTGCAGCGTGGAACCAGCCCAGTGCAAAGTCTAGGCCCCCATGCTCACGTCTCACTTACcctgtgtgtgtctgatatacatatgcattttttttttttttcctttacttATTTTACAATAGATGTGTGTATATCGTCTagtgatgcattaaaataagcAAGGCATGTAGTGCCGGACCTGCCAGAGGCAAGAAAACAGGGCTAAGCTGGTACAGGTTGGAGGTACAAGGTTCCCGGCCCCACCGCACACCCACCAAACCACTAAACTAAACCACACAGGGCAGGAGCTGAGATGCCACAGCCAACTGAAGCCCAGAGGCATgaaaatagaaagagaaaagaaaagaaaagaaagagagagagaggaagagagagagaaagagagagagaaagagagagagagaggtaaaaggaaggggaaaaaaagtaataatagtaaaataaaaaataaataaaaacacgaCGAAAGTGAGGAGAACAGAAAGAGTGAAAGAAAGGATagggaaagaaaataaataaataataataataataaaatgaacaagTTTAATCTTTcataacttttaatttagtttgataTTAGCCATTGTTGCTACCTCCTCCTAACCCCCCTCCCCCAAATCTTGTGTAGATATTGATGAATGGTGTGTCGTTGTGGAAGGCTTCAGACAAAGAGGGTCAACGGATTCATGATTGATGGAGGTTTATGAGAGATAACAAAGAGGGGTGTAAttctattgtattattttgagtGGAAGTTGACAGGTTTTCCATGGACATGTACTCTAGTAGTAAGTTTTTCCAAGATGTAATATGTATGGTGTTCCTTGATTTCCAGTTCATGAGGATAGTTTTCTTGGCGATAGTTAGAGCCACTAGGAGTAATTTACTATCTGTATCGTTTGAGTTGATTATGGATATGTCACCTAATATACAGAGTGAGGGAGATAATGGGATGTGACTTCCCATAAGGTTGGATAGTGACTCAGTAACGTTTTCCcaaaattcttaatttttgtaatttttgccgcgactgtattttcaaaatagccgaGTAGCCGGAGGCCCAACTGCACACTCAGACCTGCACGCTCAGAGCAGCACTTCCAGAACTATCGTTTTTTCAGACAGTGCCTCCTGCTGTTTGGATGAACATTTGTTTTGTAGCGTGTGTACCTTAATAATTTCCAACATTATAAAACTGCTAGCAAGTAGCAACATCGGACACGTGAGTAAggttattaattttattaaagcaaTTCCTGAAAATTACCAAGTTTTATGGCATAAATCAATGTGACATCTTATTACACCAACAAACGAATAGcctattttagtatttaatgatagtttagatagatagatcgacaAAATAAGCCTTGAATTTTGTTCTCCCCAGTTATTTTCAAACATGTGGTGTGTAACCTATTATTGCTAGCTTAGTCAGTGtttgatttgatcaaaattagTGTCGAAAGATagcattattttataatatttacagcTTGCTCTTATTTTCTGTGTTATTGTACAATTCTGGGATACTTAATATGTTTtctaacaaaattaaaaaaacgttaaagtaaaaatgttaaaataaaatgtataatatataatacaattattatttgtaGCATATTTTAGTACTATGTAGGTCTACTGTA containing:
- the LOC131524068 gene encoding uncharacterized protein LOC131524068, whose protein sequence is MEELLKHLTEVSIRQQQIMEHVASRQGETGEDSPSSVRRRPAYPAPDPRVRATQLLPKMTVHDDPEHFLQMFEAVALREDWPPEEWARIIAPLLTGEAQRAYFTLPRRRTGSISPAYRSAPRRPNSRDWPDIGSSSGTSRPVKWLRGSSWTGFSGATRPLDKPLGCATPDHREVVEAIELADATLHREAGERVTPFPRRVVQERRTPEGTPRPVNRPAVPGPQDEPMPTEPPRSPNRAWLTGCTLHQEPPFSGPQTEVRINGRPFPALLDSGSTVSLIHPAVLPPRAESKALLSVTCVHGDTRQVPARRVNISAAQGTWPVEVGIIKDLPIPVLLGRDWPGFDRSLAASQPVSPAGNRRHRKPRRSLRRCPVLLASDSARDEDSM